TCCGGCTTGAGCGACACGGCGCGCTCCATTTCGCGCACGGCGTCGTCGAACCGGCCCATGCGGAAATAGGCCCAGCCCAGCGAATCGACGATGTAGCCGTCGCTCGGCCTGAGGTCGACGGCCTTCTGGATCATCGCCAGGCCTTCCTTGAGGTTCATGTTCATGTCGACCCAGGAATAGCCGAGATAGTTCAGCACCTGCGGCTGGTCGGGGAACAGCTCAAGCGCCTTGAGGAAGTTCGGTTCGGCCTTCGGCCATTCCTTCAGCCGCTCATAGGCGATGCCGCGCTGATAGTAGATGTTCCAGTTGGCATTGGTCGGCGTCTTCAGCACCGCGACCGCCTTGTCGTAGAGAGTGGCGGCGGAGCGGAAATCCTCCTTCGAGGCATAGACCCCGCCCAGCGCCAGATAGGCGCGCATGTCATCGGGGTGAGCTTCGACGAATGCCTTGAGATGGGCGATAGCCTCGTCGTGACGGTTGAGATCGGCAAGGTTGAGGCCGAGCTGCAGGTCGGAAAGCTCCTTCAGCGGCGAGGAGGCTGGAATGCGGCTATAGAGCGCAATGGCGCCTTCGCCGTCCTTCAGCTGCTCCGCAACGGCGGCAAGCTGCACCAAAGCGGCGTCGCTGTCGGGCTTGAGCGCGAGCGCATATTGCAGATAGAGGCGCACGAACGGCTCGCCGCCGCCGCGATTGAGCGCGATGGCGAGGTCGAGCAGGATTTCAGCGGCGCCTTCGGAGGGACTGGCGACGAAGGGCTCGATCTTGTCGCCCTTGCTGATCCTGTCGCGAAGCGCCTGGATGTCGAGCTTGCCGGGCGCGAACGCCTCGGCCTTGTCGAGCACGTAGAGCGCCTTGTTCTTGTTTCCCTTGCGCGCCAGGAAAGACGCGTAGGCCTGGGCGTTGCGCATCCATGTCTCGGGCGCGGCACCGCCGGCCGTGACGTCGGTCAGGGTCGCGTCATAAAGCGCGTCGGCCTTGTCCGATAGGCCTGCGGCATCGGCGATCAGCGCGCGGTGGAAGGACTTGAACAGGCCGAACCAGTCAGGCCCCTGCAGTTTGTCGATCGAGGCCATCGCCCCGGTGGGGTCGCCGGCGCCCTCTTGTGCCCAGCCGGACATGACGCCGGAAATCAGCCGGTCGAGATCGGATTCGAGCGACAGCTTGAGCCAGTACTGCGCCTTGGTGAAATCCTTCTTGTGGAAGGAATCGACCGCCAGAGCAAGACGCGAGAAGCGCTCGACGTCGGGAACTGCCTTGAGCTTGTCGGCATAGACCAGCGATTCCTCGAAGCGGCCTTGCGCGATCAGCGACAGCATCAGGCTTTGCTGCAGCGAGGTGTCGCCGGGATTGAAGGCGAGCGCCTGCTTGTAATAAGCGATGGCATTGTCGAGGTCGTTGTCGCCTTCGGCGATGCGGGCGGCCAGATAGGCGCCCGAGAAGGAGGTGATCTTGACCGGGTCGGTCGATTCCTTGGCGTAGGCAGGCAGCGGAGAAATCGCCATCCCTGCCACAATTGCCAGCCCCGCGAGCCAGCGCGCACGTCCTTGCCGCATCGTATCCCTTTCAGCCAAGCGCCATCCCGCGTCGGCGCGGAGAAGCCATAGACTCGATGTTTCCTGACAAAGCATGGCCTTTTTGGGGTCAGGCTTCAATCCGGGCCGAATTCACAATCGGGTCACCCGATTAACAAACCATGGCGACGCAGACACTGTCGGTTCCGACAATAGCAGATCGGGGTTGGGAGCTACAGCCTGACATCGCGATATCCGCCTGCCGCTATCGTGCTGCACAGGCCGGCCCACTCGCAACCCTGGCAGGCCTCACGCGTCACGCCGGCTGAAAAGGCCGCGCGCAAGGCCGCAAGCGTTGCCGCGTCGAGGCTGAGACGGACGCCCGCCTCGATGGGCCGGGCCAGCAGCTTGCCGACATCGCGTGCTGCCAGCTCGTCCCGGCCTGCCGCGCTTTCGCGCAAGCAGTGGGGCTCGGCCTCGCCGAGCAGCGGCCGGCAGATGTCGTCGGGGCCGGAGACGATCAGAATATCCTCGCCCCGGCCCAGACGTTTCGCGATCACGTCATAATTGGCGACGAAGGCTGCGCTGTACCCTTTGCCGACATAGGCCAGCAGGCAAAGCAGATGGTGGGAGCGCAGCCTGACGGTCATCGGTCAGGACGCGGCAGCGGAGCCTGTTCCATCCCGATGGTATCGGGATGGGGCTCCATCTCTTTGTTTGAGCGTGATCTCTTCCGAAAACCGGACTCCACTTTTCGGGATCATGCTCCTGCCGGGTCCGCCTTGTTGCTCCAAAACAGCTTGAGCGTCGCGGTGCCGAGCGCCGATTTCAGCAGGCCGCCGACGAGGAACGGCAGGAAACCGAAGGCGATGGCCTGTTCGAGGCCGATCATGACGGCGAGCCAGGCCGTGCCGAGAACCAGGCAGGCGAGGTTGCCGAGGACCATGCCGGCGAAGGCGAGCAGCACGCGGTTGCCGTTCCAGCCGCGCTCGGCCAGCCAGCCGACAAGCGCGCCGACGAGCGGGAAGGCGAAGAGATAACCGCCCGTTGCCCCGACGAAATACGACGCGCCCGCTGCCCCTCCGGACAGGACAGGAAAGCCCACGGCGCCCTCGGCGAGCCAGGCGATGATGGTCATGGCGCCAAGCCGCCAGCCATAAAGTGCGCCGACCAGCGTCACGGCGAAGGTCTGCATGGTGACCGGCACCGGCACCATCGGCACCTCGATCTGGGACAACAGCGCCAGAAACAGCGTACCGAGGACGACGGCCGCGGCCTGCCAGCTATGCGAGCGGGTTTGCAGGCGCAACGGGCTGAAGGACGGCTTGGACGGCGAAAAGGCGATGTCGGTCATGGTTGCTTCCTAGCTGGTTTGACATTATAGATAATTTTGTTGTTCGATCTATTATCGAATCCATATTTGCGCGGGAATGGCAACCCTCGCCCCTAAAAAGGCTTGGGCTTGCGTGTCGAATAAAGGACATTTGGAAAGGCTGGCGGGACAGCGCCCCCCTCTGTCCTACCGGACATCTCCCCCTTGAGGGGCCCGTTGCGTTATAGGCTTTGGGCGTGGAGAGAGACGGCAAGGGCAATGCGAGGTGGTTTCCGGCGCTGGTTTGTGGCCAGATGGGGTAGGAGTTGGCGTATTCGGCGGATTTCGGGCGCAGTGCGACCCTAGATCAGGTCGCCAGCGTCACCCAGCGACGCATGTTGAAGGCCATGGCGGCGATGAGAACCTGTCCTGCCGCCTTGGCCAGACCGCGATAGCGGATGGCGCAAAGTCGCATGCGGTTCTTCAAGGTGGCGAAGGTCGTCTCGACGGCAAAACGTTGCCGGGCGATCAGTTGGTTGAACTGCTTCAGGCGCGCCGGCAGGCGCGGATGATGCTTGTTGGCCCGCCGCATCAGCCGCGGCTTGATCCCGCGCTGCCTCAGCGACAGCTCGCGCGCCTTGGTGTGATAGGCCGCATCCGCCAGCACCGCGCCTTCGTCGCCACAGATCAGATGATCCGCCTCGACCGTGTCGTTGACGTTGGCTGCTGTCGTCCTCACCCGGCGGATCAGACCAGAACCCTGGTCGACGCCGACATGGGCCTTGTAGCCGTAGGAGGAGCCAGGCTTGCCCTGCCGGCGTGTAAAGCCGGCATCGGGATCGCCGGCATCGCCCGCTTCGTGCGCGGCCCCACTGGGCGGCCGTGCCGCCGCCGTCTCGATCACCGTGGCATCGAGCATCGTGCCGCGCCGCAGGATCAGCCCGGCCTTGTCCAGTTGACGGTCCAGTTCGCCAAACAGCTTCTCCAGAAGCCCGGCCTCCACGAGAAGATTGCGAAAGCGGTTGAGCGTGGTGTGGTCGGGCACCGTCTCCTCGAGCGTCAGTCCAACGAAGCGGCGGAACGACAGCCGATCGGCGAGCGCCTCCTCCAGTTCGTTGTCCGACAGCCCATACAAGGATT
This region of Mesorhizobium sp. C432A genomic DNA includes:
- a CDS encoding tetratricopeptide repeat protein, with product MRQGRARWLAGLAIVAGMAISPLPAYAKESTDPVKITSFSGAYLAARIAEGDNDLDNAIAYYKQALAFNPGDTSLQQSLMLSLIAQGRFEESLVYADKLKAVPDVERFSRLALAVDSFHKKDFTKAQYWLKLSLESDLDRLISGVMSGWAQEGAGDPTGAMASIDKLQGPDWFGLFKSFHRALIADAAGLSDKADALYDATLTDVTAGGAAPETWMRNAQAYASFLARKGNKNKALYVLDKAEAFAPGKLDIQALRDRISKGDKIEPFVASPSEGAAEILLDLAIALNRGGGEPFVRLYLQYALALKPDSDAALVQLAAVAEQLKDGEGAIALYSRIPASSPLKELSDLQLGLNLADLNRHDEAIAHLKAFVEAHPDDMRAYLALGGVYASKEDFRSAATLYDKAVAVLKTPTNANWNIYYQRGIAYERLKEWPKAEPNFLKALELFPDQPQVLNYLGYSWVDMNMNLKEGLAMIQKAVDLRPSDGYIVDSLGWAYFRMGRFDDAVREMERAVSLKPEDPVLNDHLGDAYWRVGRKLEATFQWNQARDLKPDPDVLAILQQKLMKGLPPIESNTAQETPKVKPATPPAPKG
- a CDS encoding DUF1284 domain-containing protein: MTVRLRSHHLLCLLAYVGKGYSAAFVANYDVIAKRLGRGEDILIVSGPDDICRPLLGEAEPHCLRESAAGRDELAARDVGKLLARPIEAGVRLSLDAATLAALRAAFSAGVTREACQGCEWAGLCSTIAAGGYRDVRL
- a CDS encoding biotin transporter BioY, translated to MTDIAFSPSKPSFSPLRLQTRSHSWQAAAVVLGTLFLALLSQIEVPMVPVPVTMQTFAVTLVGALYGWRLGAMTIIAWLAEGAVGFPVLSGGAAGASYFVGATGGYLFAFPLVGALVGWLAERGWNGNRVLLAFAGMVLGNLACLVLGTAWLAVMIGLEQAIAFGFLPFLVGGLLKSALGTATLKLFWSNKADPAGA
- a CDS encoding IS5 family transposase, whose protein sequence is MFATKPSGQFSFVEALLPQGLGRSGRLDRLSSLVKWYRFEKILARLRSPTGPGRPAYNSLVMFKALLLQSLYGLSDNELEEALADRLSFRRFVGLTLEETVPDHTTLNRFRNLLVEAGLLEKLFGELDRQLDKAGLILRRGTMLDATVIETAAARPPSGAAHEAGDAGDPDAGFTRRQGKPGSSYGYKAHVGVDQGSGLIRRVRTTAANVNDTVEADHLICGDEGAVLADAAYHTKARELSLRQRGIKPRLMRRANKHHPRLPARLKQFNQLIARQRFAVETTFATLKNRMRLCAIRYRGLAKAAGQVLIAAMAFNMRRWVTLAT